Proteins from a single region of Parasedimentitalea psychrophila:
- the ccmA gene encoding heme ABC exporter ATP-binding protein CcmA, producing the protein MSLRISDLCIARGGIPVLEGLSFALEPGQALILRGPNGSGKTTLLRTIAGLQPPVSGTIDGAEDMIAYAGHSDGIKPTLTVSENLDFWAQVFGTEGIAAAIEAFDLDMLRDRPAGELSAGQKRRLGLSRMLVTGRPIWVLDEPTVSLDVKSVMMFADAVRAHLGQGGSALIATHIDLGLDSAVLEVGPFKAKLPAIDDFDGAFL; encoded by the coding sequence ATGAGTCTCAGGATATCGGATCTGTGTATCGCCCGTGGTGGTATCCCGGTGCTGGAGGGGCTGAGCTTTGCGCTTGAGCCCGGACAGGCGTTGATTTTGCGTGGCCCTAATGGCAGTGGCAAAACCACCCTGCTGCGGACCATTGCGGGCTTGCAGCCGCCGGTGTCTGGCACCATTGACGGGGCCGAGGATATGATTGCCTATGCCGGCCATTCCGACGGTATCAAACCCACACTGACGGTCTCCGAAAACCTGGATTTTTGGGCGCAGGTGTTTGGCACCGAGGGGATTGCTGCGGCGATTGAGGCCTTTGATCTGGATATGTTGCGCGACCGCCCCGCCGGAGAGCTGTCGGCCGGGCAGAAGCGGCGGCTGGGCCTGTCGCGGATGCTGGTCACCGGACGCCCAATCTGGGTGCTGGATGAACCAACCGTAAGTCTGGATGTGAAATCTGTAATGATGTTTGCTGACGCGGTGCGCGCCCATCTGGGGCAGGGCGGTTCCGCCCTGATTGCCACCCATATTGATCTGGGGTTGGACAGCGCGGTGCTGGAGGTTGGCCCCTTCAAGGCCAAGCTACCGGCCATTGATGATTTCGACGGAGCCTTCCTGTGA
- a CDS encoding polysaccharide deacetylase family protein, whose amino-acid sequence MNTSSFFSYSFKRYWIMANTGGVTLTFDMHPKWEQASWWLQPNFHGGKNIFDILDDYGVRATFFVSQFDRVKTDPQWQTVIDRVVRSHEIGGHTLNHPAAPGSDPIKYFYSEIYPNYSDYLAIRAQPGHQHWPAYWSSFAYPNTQADAVINEFLLRIFSRLRGANPSDGSGPMSAAKIERAGVITAGWLDRFAFTPPMGSPAWENGWKEWVNDTAKINGYVVFASHLPSWYAGNPADPVPKYADPSVLLEFLSHIRFQTDLSFVSMSQLPRATQSSTDDLPTELADGLKQLEKLRSLV is encoded by the coding sequence TTAGTTATAGCTTTAAGAGGTACTGGATCATGGCAAATACTGGTGGTGTAACACTCACGTTCGATATGCATCCAAAATGGGAACAGGCCAGTTGGTGGTTGCAACCCAATTTTCATGGCGGAAAGAATATATTTGATATTCTCGATGATTACGGAGTGCGTGCCACGTTCTTTGTAAGCCAGTTTGATAGGGTCAAAACCGATCCGCAATGGCAGACCGTTATTGACCGGGTTGTTCGAAGCCACGAAATTGGCGGTCATACCCTAAACCATCCAGCGGCGCCGGGATCAGACCCCATCAAATATTTTTACAGCGAAATCTACCCCAACTATTCGGACTATTTGGCAATTCGGGCACAACCGGGGCATCAACATTGGCCAGCATATTGGAGCAGCTTTGCCTACCCAAATACTCAGGCCGATGCTGTGATCAATGAGTTCTTGCTAAGGATTTTCTCGCGTTTGCGCGGTGCCAATCCGTCTGATGGAAGCGGTCCAATGTCGGCTGCTAAAATTGAGCGCGCTGGTGTCATCACTGCGGGCTGGTTGGACCGGTTTGCCTTCACGCCGCCAATGGGATCACCGGCTTGGGAAAATGGATGGAAAGAATGGGTAAATGACACGGCTAAGATCAATGGATATGTTGTTTTTGCCAGCCACCTACCGTCTTGGTATGCAGGGAACCCAGCCGACCCCGTGCCAAAATACGCTGATCCTTCGGTGCTTCTGGAATTCCTGAGCCACATCAGATTTCAAACTGACCTGTCGTTTGTGAGCATGTCTCAGCTACCGCGAGCCACCCAAAGCTCTACGGATGATCTGCCCACCGAGCTAGCGGATGGCTTGAAACAATTGGAAAAATTGCGGTCTTTAGTCTAA
- a CDS encoding heme ABC transporter permease has translation MSIWEYANPKKFITTTERVMPALWVAAVVCIVGGLIWGFFFTGDEVRQGATVKIIYLHVPTAMLAINIWVMMLVTSLVWLVRRHHVSALAARAAAPIGMVMTLIALATGAIWGQPTWGTWWVWDPRLTSFLILFLFYLGYMALWEAIEDADTAADLTSFLCLVGSVFALLSRYAVNFWNQGLHQGASIMRVGAVIGTDTEEKVNNVYFYPLMLCILGFVLLFVALVFYRTGTEIRARRIKALLARERVMA, from the coding sequence ATGTCGATCTGGGAATACGCCAATCCAAAGAAATTTATCACCACCACGGAGCGGGTGATGCCAGCCCTGTGGGTGGCCGCTGTCGTCTGCATTGTCGGCGGGCTGATCTGGGGGTTCTTCTTTACTGGCGACGAAGTCCGCCAGGGCGCCACCGTGAAAATTATCTACCTGCATGTGCCAACGGCGATGTTGGCGATTAACATTTGGGTGATGATGCTGGTGACCTCGCTGGTCTGGCTGGTCCGGCGTCACCACGTCAGTGCGCTGGCGGCGCGGGCGGCGGCACCGATTGGTATGGTGATGACCCTGATCGCGCTGGCCACCGGAGCCATATGGGGCCAGCCAACCTGGGGCACCTGGTGGGTCTGGGATCCGCGGCTGACCTCGTTCCTGATCCTGTTTCTGTTCTACCTTGGCTACATGGCCCTGTGGGAGGCCATCGAGGACGCCGATACCGCCGCTGATCTGACCTCGTTTCTCTGTTTGGTGGGCAGCGTCTTTGCACTGCTCAGCCGCTATGCGGTGAATTTCTGGAACCAGGGGCTGCATCAGGGCGCCTCAATCATGCGGGTCGGGGCGGTGATCGGCACTGACACCGAAGAAAAAGTCAACAATGTCTACTTCTACCCGCTGATGCTTTGCATCCTTGGTTTTGTGCTGTTGTTTGTCGCATTGGTGTTTTACCGCACGGGCACTGAAATCCGCGCCCGCCGGATCAAGGCGCTTTTGGCGCGCGAAAGGGTTATGGCATGA
- a CDS encoding Mth938-like domain-containing protein — MRLNEVTYTDATPVDSYGPDFFRIGGVLNQGAVLTGPKGTGSWGGYTDTAPLLALIDDIDVLFLGTGAEIAYIPAALREELEQAGLGFEVMNSPAACRTYNVLLSEGRRIALAALPVV, encoded by the coding sequence TGACCTATACCGACGCCACCCCGGTCGACAGCTATGGCCCTGATTTCTTCAGAATTGGCGGCGTGCTGAACCAGGGCGCGGTGCTGACCGGACCCAAGGGCACCGGTAGCTGGGGCGGCTATACGGACACGGCACCGCTGCTGGCGCTGATCGATGATATCGACGTGCTGTTTCTGGGTACCGGCGCCGAGATCGCCTATATTCCCGCAGCCCTGCGCGAGGAGCTGGAGCAGGCTGGGCTGGGCTTTGAAGTGATGAACTCACCTGCCGCCTGCCGCACCTATAACGTGCTGCTGTCCGAGGGGCGCCGCATTGCATTGGCCGCCTTGCCGGTGGTTTGA
- the ccmD gene encoding heme exporter protein CcmD: MIPDLGKHADTVLSAYGASIVLLVLLVLFSVLRGRRVRAEMKKMEKRVTGNG; the protein is encoded by the coding sequence ATGATACCGGATCTGGGAAAACACGCTGACACGGTGTTGTCGGCCTATGGGGCCTCGATTGTGCTGCTGGTGCTGCTGGTGCTGTTCAGCGTGCTGCGCGGGCGCCGGGTGCGGGCCGAAATGAAAAAGATGGAAAAACGGGTGACGGGCAATGGCTAA
- the ccmB gene encoding heme exporter protein CcmB → MIALLMRDLRLAMRAGGGFGLGLAFFLIVTVMVPLSVGPQAALLGSIAPGVLWLGALLACLLSLDRLLALDWEDGSLDLLATAPLPLEAAVSVKALAHWITTGLPLVLAAPVLGVLLNLPLPGFKWVMISLLLGTPALSVIGTFGAALTVGLKRGGLLMSLLVMPLYMPTLIFGAEVARRGAIGMDIQTPLLMLAGISAASIALLPFASAAVLRINLR, encoded by the coding sequence GTGATTGCGCTGCTGATGCGGGATCTGCGGCTTGCCATGCGCGCCGGTGGCGGCTTTGGGCTTGGGCTGGCGTTCTTCCTGATTGTTACAGTGATGGTGCCGCTGTCGGTGGGGCCACAAGCGGCTCTGCTGGGCTCGATCGCGCCGGGGGTGCTGTGGCTGGGCGCCCTGTTGGCCTGCCTGCTGTCGCTGGACCGTCTGCTGGCGCTAGACTGGGAGGATGGCTCGCTGGATCTGCTGGCCACAGCACCACTGCCGCTGGAGGCCGCTGTGTCAGTCAAGGCGCTGGCCCATTGGATCACCACCGGACTGCCGCTGGTGCTGGCGGCGCCGGTGCTGGGGGTGCTGCTTAACCTGCCGCTGCCGGGGTTCAAATGGGTGATGATCTCACTGCTGCTGGGCACCCCGGCCTTGTCTGTCATCGGCACCTTTGGTGCGGCGCTGACGGTTGGCCTGAAGCGCGGCGGGCTGTTGATGTCGCTGCTGGTGATGCCGCTCTATATGCCGACCCTGATTTTTGGTGCCGAGGTCGCCCGCCGTGGCGCCATCGGTATGGATATTCAGACCCCGCTGTTAATGCTGGCAGGAATATCGGCGGCGTCCATCGCGCTGCTGCCGTTTGCCAGTGCCGCCGTCTTGCGCATCAACCTGCGCTGA
- a CDS encoding DsbE family thiol:disulfide interchange protein, translating to MAKVSPMMALPVLVFAGFIGLALVGMMREDPNSLPSAREGQPAPPVVLTAFPGKPGFDDAILRDGTVKVVNYWASWCAPCRIEHPNLQALQDEGLAIYGINYKDQQANAASFLDELGDPYTAIGRDEKGRMALDWGVYGVPETYVIDGEGTIILRHAGPLTERVIEKTLRPALERARQK from the coding sequence ATGGCTAAAGTATCTCCGATGATGGCTCTGCCTGTGCTGGTGTTTGCCGGGTTTATTGGCTTGGCACTGGTTGGCATGATGCGTGAAGATCCCAACAGCCTGCCGTCCGCCCGCGAGGGCCAGCCTGCGCCTCCGGTGGTGCTGACCGCGTTTCCCGGCAAACCTGGGTTTGACGATGCGATCCTAAGGGACGGCACCGTCAAAGTGGTCAACTATTGGGCCAGCTGGTGCGCGCCTTGCCGCATTGAACACCCAAATCTGCAGGCCCTGCAGGACGAAGGTTTGGCCATTTATGGCATCAACTACAAAGACCAGCAGGCCAATGCGGCGTCGTTCCTGGATGAGCTGGGCGACCCCTATACCGCCATTGGCCGCGACGAGAAGGGCCGGATGGCGCTGGACTGGGGCGTCTACGGCGTCCCCGAGACCTATGTGATCGACGGCGAGGGCACCATTATCCTGCGCCATGCGGGGCCATTGACCGAACGGGTGATTGAAAAGACCCTGCGCCCGGCGCTGGAGCGGGCCCGCCAAAAATAG